The following coding sequences are from one Bos mutus isolate GX-2022 chromosome 22, NWIPB_WYAK_1.1, whole genome shotgun sequence window:
- the ZNF35 gene encoding zinc finger protein 35 isoform X1 produces MTTELREAVALAHWGPVTVKKEEEEEEGFVGQASSQQVHSEDIKVWAPGEAPQTCLPVSEQEEKGQNMFWDMAVVLKPTQEAPAASTPGSSSLPGTLAKSELLDTHGNMACLGAETKNRQLLVPKIEICDETEKSFIVSGRIQKVDPQGPKLGEACENRNMLKRQRIKREQKDFGQVTVKDCHLPENLKEEEDQKCPKAEERYTLSSGSVKNQKSQPGQKPFTCGVCGKGFSQSANLVVHQRIHTGEKPFECHQCGKAFIQSANLVVHQRIHTGQKPYVCSKCGKAFTQSSNLTVHQKIHSLEKTFKCNECEKAFSYSSQLARHQKVHITEKCYECNECGKTFTRSSNLIVHQRIHTGEKPFACNDCGKAFTQSANLIVHQRSHTGEKPYECKECGKAFSCFSHLIVHQRIHTAEKPYDCSECGKAFSQLSCLIVHQRIHSGDLPYVCNECGKAFTCSSYLLIHQRIHNGEKPYTCNECGKSFRQRSSLTVHQRTHTGEKPYECAKCGAAFISNSHLMRHHRTHLVEST; encoded by the exons ATGACCACAGAATTGAGAGAGGCTGTGGCCCTGGCTCACTGGGGCCCAGTGACagtgaaaaaagaggaagaagaggaggaaggcttTGTGGGCCAGGCATCCAGCCAACAAGTGCACTCTGAAGACATCAAAGTCTGGGCCCCTGGGGAAGCTCCTCAGACATGCCTCCCTGTGTCAGAACAGGAGGAAAAG GGTCAGAACATGTTCTGGGACATGGCTGTAGtcctgaaaccaacacaagagGCACCTGCTGCTTCAACCCCAGGCAGCTCTTCATTACCAGGGACTCTGGCCAAGAGCGAGCTACTGGACACTCATGGGAACATGGCCTGTCTAG gtgcTGAAACCAAAAATCGACAGTTATTGGTTCCAAAAATTGAAATAtgtgatgaaacagaaaaatcctTCATCGTTTCAGGAAGAATCCAGAAAGTTGACCCGCAAGGACCCAAGTTAGGAGAAGCCTGTGAAAATAGGAACATGTTAAAGAGGCAAAGAATAAAGAGGGAGCAGAAAGATTTTGGACAGGTGACAGTGAAGGACTGTCACCTCCCTGAAAACCTCAAAGAAGAGGAAGACCAGAAGTGTCCCAAAGCTGAGGAGCGATACACCCTCAGTTCTGGCTCtgttaaaaatcagaaaagcCAGCCTGGGCAGAAACCTTTTACATGCGGCGTGTGTGGGAAAGGCTTTAGCCAGAGCGCAAATCTCGTGGTGCATCAGCGAATCCACACTGGGGAGAAACCCTTTGAATGTCACCAGTGTGGGAAGGCCTTCATTCAGAGTGCAAACCTTGTTGTGCATCAGCGAATCCATACTGGACAGAAACCCTATGTTTGTTCAaagtgtgggaaagccttcacCCAGAGTTCAAACCTGACTGTACATCAAAAAATCCACTCCTTAGAGAAAACCTTTAAGTGCAACGAATGTGAGAAAGCCTTCAGTTACAGCTCACAGCTTGCCCGGCACCAGAAAGTCCACATCACAGAAAAATGCTATGAATGTAACGAGTGTGGGAAAACGTTTACCCGGAGCTCCAACCTCATTGTTCACCAGAGAATCCATACCGGGGAGAAGCCGTTCGCCTGTAATGACTGTGGCAAAGCCTTCACCCAGAGCGCCAATCTTATTGTGCATCAGCGAAGCCATACTGGGGAGAAGCCATATGAGTGCAAAGAGTGTGGAAAAGCCTTCAGTTGTTTTTCACACCTCATCGTGCACCAGAGAATTCACACTGCAGAGAAACCTTATGACTGCAGCGAGTGTGGGAAGGCCTTCAGTCAGCTCTCTTGCCTTATCGTGCACCAGAGAATTCATAGCGGGGACCTTCCGTACGTGTGCAAcgaatgtgggaaggccttcacGTGCAGCTCGTACCTGCTTATTCATCAGAGGATCCATAACGGGGAGAAGCCATACACATGCAATGAGTGTGGCAAGTCCTTCCGGCAGAGGTCGAGCCTCACAGTGCACCAGAGAACCCACACGGGGGAGAAGCCCTATGAGTGTGCCAAGTGCGGTGCAGCCTTCATCTCCAACTCGCACCTCATGCGCCACCACAGAACCCACCTCGTGGAGAGCACATAG
- the ZNF35 gene encoding zinc finger protein 35 isoform X2 yields MPPCVRTGGKGAETKNRQLLVPKIEICDETEKSFIVSGRIQKVDPQGPKLGEACENRNMLKRQRIKREQKDFGQVTVKDCHLPENLKEEEDQKCPKAEERYTLSSGSVKNQKSQPGQKPFTCGVCGKGFSQSANLVVHQRIHTGEKPFECHQCGKAFIQSANLVVHQRIHTGQKPYVCSKCGKAFTQSSNLTVHQKIHSLEKTFKCNECEKAFSYSSQLARHQKVHITEKCYECNECGKTFTRSSNLIVHQRIHTGEKPFACNDCGKAFTQSANLIVHQRSHTGEKPYECKECGKAFSCFSHLIVHQRIHTAEKPYDCSECGKAFSQLSCLIVHQRIHSGDLPYVCNECGKAFTCSSYLLIHQRIHNGEKPYTCNECGKSFRQRSSLTVHQRTHTGEKPYECAKCGAAFISNSHLMRHHRTHLVEST; encoded by the exons ATGCCTCCCTGTGTCAGAACAGGAGGAAAAG gtgcTGAAACCAAAAATCGACAGTTATTGGTTCCAAAAATTGAAATAtgtgatgaaacagaaaaatcctTCATCGTTTCAGGAAGAATCCAGAAAGTTGACCCGCAAGGACCCAAGTTAGGAGAAGCCTGTGAAAATAGGAACATGTTAAAGAGGCAAAGAATAAAGAGGGAGCAGAAAGATTTTGGACAGGTGACAGTGAAGGACTGTCACCTCCCTGAAAACCTCAAAGAAGAGGAAGACCAGAAGTGTCCCAAAGCTGAGGAGCGATACACCCTCAGTTCTGGCTCtgttaaaaatcagaaaagcCAGCCTGGGCAGAAACCTTTTACATGCGGCGTGTGTGGGAAAGGCTTTAGCCAGAGCGCAAATCTCGTGGTGCATCAGCGAATCCACACTGGGGAGAAACCCTTTGAATGTCACCAGTGTGGGAAGGCCTTCATTCAGAGTGCAAACCTTGTTGTGCATCAGCGAATCCATACTGGACAGAAACCCTATGTTTGTTCAaagtgtgggaaagccttcacCCAGAGTTCAAACCTGACTGTACATCAAAAAATCCACTCCTTAGAGAAAACCTTTAAGTGCAACGAATGTGAGAAAGCCTTCAGTTACAGCTCACAGCTTGCCCGGCACCAGAAAGTCCACATCACAGAAAAATGCTATGAATGTAACGAGTGTGGGAAAACGTTTACCCGGAGCTCCAACCTCATTGTTCACCAGAGAATCCATACCGGGGAGAAGCCGTTCGCCTGTAATGACTGTGGCAAAGCCTTCACCCAGAGCGCCAATCTTATTGTGCATCAGCGAAGCCATACTGGGGAGAAGCCATATGAGTGCAAAGAGTGTGGAAAAGCCTTCAGTTGTTTTTCACACCTCATCGTGCACCAGAGAATTCACACTGCAGAGAAACCTTATGACTGCAGCGAGTGTGGGAAGGCCTTCAGTCAGCTCTCTTGCCTTATCGTGCACCAGAGAATTCATAGCGGGGACCTTCCGTACGTGTGCAAcgaatgtgggaaggccttcacGTGCAGCTCGTACCTGCTTATTCATCAGAGGATCCATAACGGGGAGAAGCCATACACATGCAATGAGTGTGGCAAGTCCTTCCGGCAGAGGTCGAGCCTCACAGTGCACCAGAGAACCCACACGGGGGAGAAGCCCTATGAGTGTGCCAAGTGCGGTGCAGCCTTCATCTCCAACTCGCACCTCATGCGCCACCACAGAACCCACCTCGTGGAGAGCACATAG